A genomic region of Methanothermobacter sp. CaT2 contains the following coding sequences:
- a CDS encoding thioredoxin domain-containing protein, whose translation MKDEYTNSLIKEKSPYLLQHAHNPVNWYPWGDDAFRKALAERKPIFLSIGYSTCHWCHVMARESFEDPEIADILNRDFVSVKVDREERPDIDAIYMRVCQMMTGGGGWPLTIIMTPEGEPFFAGTYFPPEDRGGVPGLKTILERVVMLWKNDPKGIVETARKVVEALKEKPASYQIKPETVDMAYEYLRRNFDRKNGGFGSQQKFPTPHNIHFLLTYHLRRGEGEALEMVRLTLEKMRYGGIYDQLGYGFHRYAVEPTWTIPHFEKMLYDQALTMTAYLEAFQVTGDELHQRTALEISEYVLRDLKSPEGGFYSAVDAESGGVEGGYYLWRASEILEALGDDADLVMRYFNVLEDGNFRGEVRGENILHVDSPEKVAEEFNLTLDELNERIEEARRVLLERRLEREAPSVDDKVLTDWNGLMIGALARCSRVLDHDESLRAAEGCLEFIEDRLMSDGRLLHRYRDGEAAINGKLDDYAFLIWGLLEMYDATLREGYIRKALELTETLRDNFRDSDGGFYLTDDPDVIVRPKESMDGAIPSGNSVHMQNLLRLGGLLEDEELIEEARGILKAFSRRVESSPGAHTFLLSSAEWAVYGGRSLVVVCSGEPEIPAVLRKTLIPDFTLTVMGGSGDWSFAPAHLNEKVALGDGCTYYLCDGSKCHPPAEDPERVMEYLGVK comes from the coding sequence ATGAAAGATGAGTACACCAATTCTCTCATAAAGGAGAAGAGTCCCTATTTACTGCAGCATGCACACAACCCTGTGAACTGGTATCCATGGGGTGATGATGCCTTCAGAAAGGCCCTGGCAGAGAGGAAACCCATATTTTTATCGATAGGATACTCCACATGTCACTGGTGCCATGTGATGGCAAGGGAATCCTTTGAGGACCCTGAAATCGCAGATATACTCAATCGAGACTTTGTTTCTGTTAAGGTGGACCGGGAGGAGCGCCCGGATATTGATGCCATCTACATGAGGGTCTGCCAGATGATGACAGGTGGCGGGGGATGGCCCCTGACTATCATCATGACGCCCGAGGGTGAACCCTTCTTTGCAGGGACCTATTTCCCTCCAGAGGATAGGGGTGGAGTCCCGGGCCTTAAGACGATCCTTGAGAGGGTTGTTATGCTCTGGAAGAATGACCCGAAGGGGATAGTTGAGACCGCGCGGAAGGTCGTGGAGGCCCTGAAGGAAAAGCCTGCTTCATACCAGATTAAACCTGAAACCGTGGATATGGCCTACGAGTACCTCAGGAGGAATTTTGACAGGAAAAATGGTGGTTTCGGGTCTCAGCAAAAATTTCCCACTCCCCACAACATCCACTTCCTGCTCACCTACCACCTCCGGAGGGGTGAGGGGGAGGCCCTTGAGATGGTTAGACTCACCCTGGAGAAGATGAGGTACGGTGGAATATATGACCAGCTGGGTTACGGTTTCCATAGATACGCTGTTGAACCAACATGGACGATACCCCACTTTGAGAAGATGCTCTATGACCAGGCCCTCACAATGACGGCCTACCTTGAGGCCTTCCAGGTGACGGGTGATGAGCTCCACCAGAGGACCGCCCTTGAGATTTCAGAGTATGTCCTCAGGGACCTCAAGTCCCCGGAGGGTGGATTCTACTCGGCCGTGGATGCTGAAAGCGGTGGTGTTGAGGGTGGTTACTACCTCTGGAGGGCATCAGAGATACTGGAGGCCCTCGGTGATGATGCAGACCTTGTAATGCGCTACTTCAATGTTCTTGAGGATGGCAACTTCAGGGGCGAGGTGAGGGGTGAGAACATACTCCATGTGGATTCCCCGGAGAAGGTGGCAGAGGAGTTCAATCTGACCCTCGATGAACTTAATGAGAGGATAGAGGAGGCAAGGAGGGTCCTTCTTGAAAGAAGACTTGAACGTGAGGCCCCCTCTGTGGATGATAAGGTGCTCACAGACTGGAATGGCCTGATGATCGGTGCCCTTGCACGCTGCAGCAGGGTTCTTGACCATGATGAATCCCTCAGGGCAGCTGAAGGGTGCCTTGAATTCATTGAGGACAGGTTAATGTCCGATGGAAGGCTACTTCACAGGTACAGGGATGGCGAGGCAGCCATAAACGGGAAACTGGATGACTACGCATTCCTGATATGGGGTCTCCTTGAAATGTATGATGCGACCCTCCGGGAGGGGTACATCAGAAAAGCCCTTGAACTCACAGAGACCCTCAGGGATAACTTCAGGGACTCTGATGGTGGTTTTTATCTCACAGATGATCCGGATGTTATTGTGAGGCCAAAGGAATCAATGGATGGGGCGATTCCATCAGGTAACTCTGTTCACATGCAGAACCTTCTGAGGCTCGGTGGTCTCCTCGAGGATGAAGAACTGATAGAGGAAGCCAGGGGGATACTGAAAGCCTTCTCCAGGAGGGTTGAATCGTCTCCAGGGGCTCACACATTCCTCCTGTCCTCTGCAGAGTGGGCAGTTTATGGTGGAAGGTCCCTGGTGGTTGTCTGCAGTGGAGAACCAGAAATACCTGCGGTTCTCAGGAAAACCCTGATCCCTGATTTCACCCTCACAGTTATGGGGGGATCAGGTGACTGGTCCTTTGCCCCGGCACACCTCAATGAGAAGGTGGCCCTGGGTGATGGCTGCACCTACTACCTCTGTGATGGCAGCAAATGCCACCCGCCAGCAGAGGACCCTGAAAGGGTCATGGAGTACCTGGGGGTGAAATAG
- a CDS encoding heavy metal translocating P-type ATPase, giving the protein MGRQKDHEKGPGEIMESHRHHENKGKMMDSHRHHEEEYRRRFIICLLMTIPVILLGELPTGNVLLSFEGSEFLVLILSSAIFLYGGYPFLRGSLRELSSRTPGMMTLIAVAITVAYTYSLGVILGLEGMVFFVELVTLIDVMLLGHWIEMRSIRSASGAVERLAGLLPRRAHLVVDGKVEDVDVSTLKPGDIVVVRSGERVPSDGTVIRGESHVNESLLTGESRPIKKVPGDGVIGGSINTGGSLTVEVERVGEESFISQIIELVGRAQEGRTRTQVLADRAAFWLTSIALLGGLLTFIAWSWLGMDVFFSLERAVTLMVTACPHALGLAIPLVIAVSTAISAGRGILIRNRESFENARDPDVVVFDKTGTLTMGELGITDVISFDPEMDEGEILSYAAAVESGSSHPIARGIVEAVAEVLPVENFNSIEGRGVMGHVNGSVVKVLSYGYTEELGFSISDPRVDELIGQAKTTVFVIVDDELRGCIALADMIRPEAREAVGILRSRGVRCLMLTGDSSAVAGWVASEVGIDDYMAELIPIEKYDEIRKLQEDGLRVVMVGDGVNDAPALVQADIGVAIGAGTDVAIESADVVLVRSNPLDVVDLMDLAAATYSKMKENLIWATGYNVIALPLAAGVLYGQGIILSPAMGAILMSLSTVIVALNARTFSFSGQSGR; this is encoded by the coding sequence ATGGGCAGACAGAAAGACCATGAGAAGGGTCCCGGTGAAATTATGGAGAGCCACAGGCACCATGAGAATAAGGGTAAGATGATGGACAGCCACAGGCACCACGAGGAGGAGTACCGGAGGAGGTTCATCATATGCCTCCTCATGACCATACCCGTGATCCTTTTAGGGGAGCTTCCAACTGGCAACGTCCTGTTAAGTTTTGAGGGCAGCGAATTTCTGGTGCTCATTCTATCATCAGCAATATTCCTGTATGGGGGATACCCCTTCCTCAGGGGGTCCCTTCGTGAGCTATCATCACGCACCCCCGGTATGATGACACTCATTGCAGTTGCAATAACAGTTGCATACACCTACAGCCTCGGGGTGATTCTGGGCCTCGAGGGAATGGTATTCTTTGTTGAACTCGTCACACTGATAGATGTTATGCTCCTGGGTCACTGGATCGAGATGAGATCCATAAGGAGTGCATCAGGGGCTGTTGAGAGGCTTGCAGGACTGCTGCCCAGGAGGGCCCACCTGGTGGTTGACGGCAAGGTTGAGGACGTTGATGTGAGCACCCTCAAACCAGGTGACATTGTGGTTGTGAGGTCCGGTGAGAGGGTACCCTCAGATGGGACCGTCATCAGGGGGGAGTCCCATGTCAATGAATCACTGCTGACAGGGGAATCAAGACCCATAAAGAAGGTGCCGGGGGATGGTGTCATCGGGGGCTCCATAAACACTGGGGGGTCCCTCACGGTGGAGGTTGAACGTGTGGGTGAGGAGTCCTTCATCTCCCAGATCATTGAACTCGTTGGCAGAGCCCAGGAGGGCAGGACAAGGACACAGGTCCTTGCGGACAGAGCCGCCTTCTGGTTAACCTCCATCGCCCTCCTCGGTGGGCTTCTAACCTTCATCGCCTGGTCCTGGCTGGGGATGGACGTATTCTTCTCCCTTGAAAGGGCCGTCACCCTCATGGTCACCGCCTGCCCCCATGCACTGGGACTTGCAATACCCCTCGTTATAGCCGTCTCAACAGCCATCTCCGCAGGGCGGGGTATACTCATAAGGAACCGTGAATCCTTTGAGAATGCCCGGGACCCTGATGTGGTTGTATTTGACAAGACAGGGACACTCACCATGGGTGAGCTTGGAATAACCGATGTTATATCCTTTGACCCTGAAATGGATGAGGGAGAAATATTATCCTACGCCGCGGCCGTTGAATCAGGATCAAGCCACCCCATAGCAAGGGGGATAGTTGAAGCCGTTGCTGAGGTCCTCCCGGTGGAGAACTTCAACTCAATTGAGGGCAGGGGTGTGATGGGGCATGTTAACGGCTCAGTGGTGAAGGTACTCAGTTACGGCTACACAGAGGAGCTTGGTTTCAGCATCAGTGACCCCCGGGTTGATGAACTGATAGGTCAGGCCAAGACCACCGTATTTGTGATTGTGGATGATGAACTAAGGGGCTGCATCGCCCTTGCAGACATGATAAGGCCCGAGGCCCGGGAGGCTGTGGGGATCCTCAGATCAAGGGGTGTCAGGTGCCTCATGTTAACAGGTGACAGCAGTGCAGTGGCTGGGTGGGTGGCCTCAGAGGTTGGTATAGACGATTACATGGCTGAGCTCATACCCATTGAGAAGTATGATGAAATAAGGAAGCTTCAGGAGGATGGGCTGAGGGTTGTAATGGTCGGTGATGGTGTCAACGATGCCCCGGCCCTTGTACAGGCAGACATTGGTGTTGCAATAGGGGCCGGAACGGATGTTGCAATCGAGAGTGCCGATGTTGTCCTTGTGAGGAGCAACCCCCTTGACGTTGTGGACCTGATGGATCTTGCAGCAGCCACCTACAGCAAGATGAAGGAGAACCTCATCTGGGCCACAGGATACAATGTCATAGCCCTCCCTCTGGCGGCAGGAGTCCTCTACGGGCAGGGTATCATCCTCAGTCCCGCCATGGGAGCCATCCTGATGTCACTGAGCACCGTCATAGTCGCCCTGAACGCAAGGACCTTCAGCTTCAGTGGGCAGAGCGGCCGTTAA
- the rbr gene encoding rubrerythrin, whose translation MKRTLENLTKAFIGESQARNRYTFYAKIAKKEGFEQISEIFLTTADNEREHAKWLFRLINDLKKEAAEDLSSIVVDAEAPLTLGTTDENLIAAIEGEHYENSEMYPEFADVAEEEGYPEIAKRLRAIAEAEKHHEERYRKLLKLVETGKVYRKDEPVTWVCRKCGYVHEGTEPPEKCPSCDHPSRYFQVKCEDY comes from the coding sequence ATGAAAAGAACCCTTGAAAACCTTACAAAGGCCTTTATTGGTGAGAGCCAGGCAAGGAACAGGTACACCTTCTATGCCAAAATCGCCAAGAAGGAAGGATTTGAGCAGATATCCGAGATATTCCTGACCACGGCGGATAATGAGAGGGAGCATGCCAAGTGGCTCTTCCGCCTGATAAATGACCTCAAAAAGGAGGCCGCTGAGGACCTCAGCTCAATCGTGGTAGATGCGGAGGCTCCCCTCACACTTGGAACCACAGATGAGAATCTCATAGCAGCCATTGAGGGTGAGCACTATGAGAACAGCGAGATGTACCCTGAATTTGCTGATGTGGCAGAGGAGGAGGGATACCCTGAAATTGCAAAGAGGCTCAGAGCAATAGCCGAGGCAGAGAAACACCACGAGGAACGCTACAGAAAGCTCCTCAAGCTGGTTGAGACAGGTAAGGTTTACAGGAAGGATGAACCCGTGACCTGGGTCTGCAGAAAATGCGGCTACGTCCATGAGGGAACAGAACCACCTGAGAAGTGTCCATCATGTGACCATCCGTCCAGGTACTTCCAGGTGAAATGTGAGGACTACTGA
- a CDS encoding desulfoferrodoxin, which produces MTETNQIFRCNVCGNIVEVLNPGAGQLVCCNQPMELLVARRTDVGPEKHVPVVEETGTGIRVKVGEVPHPMEENHYIQWIEFIAGDMVYRKDLNPGDSPEAEFPVEMASDFMVRIYCNIHGLWY; this is translated from the coding sequence ATGACAGAAACCAACCAGATATTCAGATGCAACGTCTGCGGAAATATCGTTGAAGTCCTTAACCCCGGAGCTGGACAGCTTGTATGCTGTAATCAGCCCATGGAACTACTGGTTGCAAGAAGAACCGATGTTGGACCAGAGAAGCATGTCCCGGTGGTCGAAGAAACCGGTACTGGCATCAGGGTTAAGGTGGGTGAGGTTCCACACCCCATGGAGGAGAACCACTACATCCAGTGGATAGAGTTTATTGCCGGAGACATGGTCTACAGGAAGGACCTGAACCCTGGAGACAGTCCAGAGGCAGAGTTCCCTGTTGAGATGGCTTCAGACTTCATGGTGAGGATCTACTGCAATATACATGGTCTCTGGTACTGA
- a CDS encoding VOC family protein, with product MKIKYATIIVDEMEESVKFYRDVMGFTVDSHYDLGASGEITILRGEGEAMVELIKNPTDKPGFFSIGMEVDDLETTLNDLRSRGARVLMEPTPITVGLLAFIEDPNGVRIALIEHR from the coding sequence GTGAAGATTAAGTATGCCACCATAATAGTTGACGAGATGGAGGAGTCTGTTAAGTTCTACAGGGATGTGATGGGGTTCACTGTAGACAGCCATTACGATCTTGGAGCCAGCGGAGAGATAACAATCCTGAGGGGTGAAGGAGAAGCCATGGTGGAGCTGATCAAAAACCCCACCGATAAACCCGGATTTTTTTCAATAGGAATGGAGGTCGATGACCTCGAAACCACCCTGAATGATCTGAGATCGCGGGGAGCAAGGGTCCTTATGGAACCGACACCAATAACGGTGGGGCTCCTGGCATTCATAGAGGACCCGAATGGAGTCCGTATAGCCCTGATTGAGCACCGTTGA